The sequence below is a genomic window from Lampris incognitus isolate fLamInc1 chromosome 18, fLamInc1.hap2, whole genome shotgun sequence.
aaaaaaattacattgaactgtttggtagtgTAAAGTATAAAATCAAACCAAAATTTGGGTTTCAAATAATACACCCCCAAATATACCAGACGTCACTTTGAGAGAAATTTTAGGAAATGGAGTCTTATTTTAGGTGACGTGATTGTGTCATGATATGACAATATTAGTTTTTCGTCCCGATACCACTGAAAGACAATTAATGATGATAATGAATTTCTGCCCAGCATTAATTTGTAGTGACTTAAAACGAATGAGACAGGTTCagcaacttgttttttttttcacacccctttctctccccaattgtacttggccaattaccctattttctgagctgtcacagtcgctgctccactccctctgctgatccaaggaggggtgcagactaccacatgcctcctctgatacatgtggagtctccagccgtttcttttcagctgacagtgaggagtttcgccagtgggacgtagcgcgtgggaggatcatgttaatccctccagttccccctcccccctgaactggtgccccgaccaaccaaaggaggtgctagtgcagcaaccagggcacatacccacatctggcttcccacccttagacatggtcaattgtgtctgtagggacgcccgaccaagctgcaaGCAACTTGgggttcaaactggcgatccccatgttggtagacaacggaatagactgctatgctacccggacaccccagcatCTTGTTTGATGATGTGTCAACCATGTGGTTGTTGGTAGACAAATCTGCAACAAGAGAGATTTGAGCCAGTCCCTTTTGACCTTGATGTCAACCTTTTTTATGTTGGTGTTTTAGTCCTTGCCGTCATAATGGCATTCCAATTTTTTTCaccaaaaagcccccccccccatcttctattggtggcatggtggcccagtggttagcgctgtcgcctcacagcaagaaggtccggggtttgaaccttggggttgtccaaccttgggggtcattccaggttgtcctctgtatggagtttgcatgttctccttgtgcctgcagtgggttttctccaggtgcttaggtttcctcccaccatcaaaaagacatgcatgttagggttaatactcctgtctgtgcccctgaccaaaggcaatggaaagaagaactggagttggtccacaggtgctgcagctgcccactgctactagctacacagctaggatgggttaaatgcagagaagaatttccccacagggattaataaagtatatcaaaatttaaaaaaattaaaaagattatctatctatctttctgtctttctgtctgccttggTCTCTGTCTTTTCACGTGTATAGAGATCCTGGGTGCATTGCTGTCTGTGTTCACCATCTGGCTGGTGACGGGTGTGTTGGTTTATCTGGCGGTGGAGCGCATCATCAGTGACGATTACACCATCGAGGGCACTGTCATGCTCATTACCTCCAGTTGTGCAGTGTTGGCCAATATCATGTAAGTAAATCAAACAAACCCAACTTTTAAAACATTAACTTCACTGGTCCAAGGTTGGAACAAGGTGTGAGGGGACTGAAGAGCATTTCTAACTTGGAATTGGAAAGCCTTTCTGCAGAACTTAATTATCTTTGAAAAATGGCAACTTGGGGTAATGTATGATGAAATATTGTCGGGCTGAACGATACAGTGAAAAAACAGGAGTTGCATGTTTTCACCAGATTTATGCAGCTTTTAACATTCAGTCGTTCTGTTTGGAAAGATTTTATCCCCCTATGAATGATCAGGGTGATTTTAGAGAAGGAAATAAGGCAGTTTTCCAATACTCTGACTGACTCAGTACAACACCGTTCTGTTAAAACTTGAACCATCAATCCAAGCAAGTCCACGATAACTCAATATTTATGATGCAAATCGGTAGAATAGAGCTCGTCTGCGAATCAATGAAAGAAGGGTGATGTCTAAAAAGGATTCAGGAGATTACAGGAGGCTTTATATCACTGTTACCCAGTTGACAATTACACTTATAACTGCAATATTATTCATGGGAATTAACATGACGAAATAATTTAACATTTTATTGCAGAAATACTATCCTCTTACGTTACGAACTTATTTTTTAAATAACCTTGCTGGTCTTAATTTTCTATCAAGCAGTACAAAGGTTTTACATAAAGTCGCCAATGAGCCCATGAcatcctttgcaatgtgactattgcacatgcaTACACTGCAATATCAATGCCAAAATATATTGCTTGATAAGATATTTTTCATGATTAATGTAATTAATATCCCACTCTTATTAAGGTAAAAACCCATATTTATAAGAGGGACTGACAAAAAAGAAATTATTGACACTAAAAACCTCAAGAGCAAGAAGTCCACAGACTGGAATGGTACTGACATGTCTACAGTTAAAAATATTCTTGAATGTATAGCAAAACCCCTGACACATATCTGTAACCAGTCTCTACAAATCTGTGTAGtccaaagaaaaatgaaaatagcTAAAGTCATAGAAATATATGAAACTAGAGACAAACAAGTACTCTCAAACTACAGACCTGTTTCTCTGCTTCCACAGTTCTCTAAAATACTGCAAAAATATATTTTATACAAGATTAGATGATTTTATCACAAAAAATAATGTACTGTATGAACAACAATATGGTTTGAGAGCAAATAGGACAACTTCATTTGCACTGATTGAATTTGTAGAAGAAATCACAAAGGCAATAGAAAACAAATAATATGCAGTAGGGGTGTTTCTGGactaaaaaaaaagtatttgacaCTGTAGATCATGAGTTACTAATAAAAgaaaaattacaactatatggtATCAGAGGGATAGCACGATCCTGGTTATCCAGTTACCTACAGAATAGGTACCAATATGTCGAAATACTAAACTTCAAATCACAATTACTGAAGGTTAGATGTGGGGTGCCCCAGGGCTCAATGTTGGTACTGTTGATTTTCATATTGTACATAAACAATATATATGAAGTGTCAAAAACCCTGAAACATTAtattcacagatgattcaaatttACTCTGCTGTGGAGACAACTTGGAACAATTCGTGGATACAGTGGAAAAGGAATTGAGCAGGATGAAGAGTTGGTTTGatgcaaataaactaacactgaaTTTAAGCAAAGCAAAACTTATAGTCTTTGGGAATCGATCTACCAACTCAGACAAGAAACTCATGGAAATGACGTAGAAATCGAAAAAGtatctgaaattaaatttctcGCATAGACAACAAATTAAGTTGAAAGCCCAACATATGTATATTATATTAAAGCTTAAATATTCAAATCAATTGCAATACTGAACAAAGTCAGATCTACTAAATCAAGCTTCCCTAAATTCATTGTACTGTTCCTTCATTCTCCCATACattacctactgtgtggaagtgtgggggaataCATaccaaacaaacacagatccaatcttCAACCTCCAAAAAAGAGCTATACAAATTGTAaataaaaccacttacagagaatCAACATATCTAAAGATTTGGTTGATTTTAAAACTATTCAAATTATGTGCAGAGTAATATCAACAATTAATATCAACAAGTATCCAAGAGTTGTTCCAGCAGAGAAAGTAAACACACTTGGAGAGGaacctgcatatatatatatattttttttttaaaaaaaaacaccagtgaGGACGGGTGCAAAACATCACTGTGTTACAACCAAGGGAGATAGTTTGTAGAATAACTGCAGTGATTAGCTGAAAACACGTGGTTCATTATCTGAACTAAAAAGACTCTACAAAAACATAATATTGAACGGTTATGAGATGGACCGGTgacctttttgttttttgtccaaatgggttgatttgtttgagtTGACTGAGAATAGATATCACAGAATAGATATCACTGATGGCTGTAAACTGAACTTTCATTTGCCATTATCAGTGCATGTTTAGTATAAGGAGGTAGGACTAGTAAAGTTTTCAACTTCTTACCCCTTTTGAACATGATCTGtattatttgagttgcttatTTGTCACTTATATGTTGctgatgattttgtttgtttttgttttctttaatatgttcaataaaattgattgattCAATCAACCAATTCTGATTGAATCAATCAATCACTGATTCTGAATCACAATCAGGTGATTCTGATCtgattttgattgattgattatcccATTAAGTGCGGAGGAAACCAATGCTGATTAATTAAAGCAACTAGTGAGTAAAAGTAACCAATATGTTTCCTCTTGGAGCAGCATGGCCTTCACCCTCCACCAATCCGGCCATGGCCACAGCCACGGGGGCCTCGGTTCACATGGGCACAGCCATAATCACAAGGAGGGCCAGGGAAACCCCCCAACGCCAGACCTCACCCACTCCAACGGTGACTACGATGATGTAGATGTGGAGCAAAAAGGAACGGCTCATGGTACAGTATAAGGGATCAAGAGGTCCAGATCACTGGATCCGTACAAAGTTGTCTTAGTTTTGATACAGTCTGAATTCAAAAGCCTAACCTCCTGAAGGTTTACATGCATACAGCTACCCCCATTTTGATACTTTCTACTGCTTTGTGTTTAATGGAATAGCAAATGCAGGAATGTATAAATCCTGAACGCTTTTGTAGTTACTCGTTTCAGTGGTTGCTGTTGGGTAGGATTTTCCTTGGGAAGAGTGGTGCATTGCTTAGCTTTTTATGCCTTCAGCATTACGGCCTAACGCAGAGGAAGAAGTATGGCGGTCCCATGTCTTTAAATAGAAGCACGCagatatggcagaacaagcttcaAAAAATACCTTTAataacagatagtactacatcagtacCTAATACCCAGGGTTAaaacgtgatttttttttctttttggtttggCAGATGAGAAGGTGCTGGTTCGACTCATTTCATTTGGTGTTTCATAGCCTTTGGGTTTCTTGGATTTGGATTATTCCAACACTGTTGCAATGACCACACTTCCTCATAGATACCAGTAATTTAAACCGAAAcgacaatcttcaggattgtaacttttaGATGATCGCCGTCTTTCCAAATAATTCCTCTTGAGCTTGAAAGGTTGAAATGTAAACTTTGTACAGATGCACTCATCTGCTTCTGACTCTCCATTTAAACATATGATGAAAAGTCATTTGAGCTTGTGGAAAGACACAAAAGATGTTAAAGAATGTAGTCGTTTGCTAACTCTTGTCTTTTTCTACATGAACAATATAATTACATTTACAGAGTACAGTCTCAGGAAATTACAGCGCCgtctttttttttcagggaggGTCAACCAGGCGAACGCCAGTGTACGGGCGGCTTTCGTCCATGTGGTGGGAGACTTGCTTCAGAGTGTAAGCGTGCTGGTCAGCGCCATCATCATCTTCTTTAAGGTCAGAGGTCAACATGGAAGttttaaagtgtaacttctcccccaggtctgagcctaactccaccccCTGCACAATTTTGGAAAATGTTAAAAAGTGggtaagggggtggggggggtggatgtgTGAGGTAGGAGcatgggcaggagtagctggggagatctgcGACGAGTGCCCGGTGCGAGTCGCTGGCTCACTGCCACACACCACTGTACCCTGTCCCCTCCACCAGCCCACCTTCCGGTACGGTGTCAATCACCACCCCGTGAAGACACTGACGCGGATGTGTTGCAAACAGAAGGGGGCCCCGCGAAGACGGGCAATGGCTTTCTCGGCGGCGGAGACAGGTGGGCGACGGGGCGACTGCTCCTCCAGCCGCGGCGTGAGCCAAGCCTGACCAACCCAGGTGTCCAGTCGTGCTTCTACAGCTGTCAAAAGCACAAGTCCGAACCACTGCACCAAAATtgaaaataatgaaataatataactaactgtaaattgagaaaatgtaataaaggtTCAAGGTTAGTGCGTTAACTCCTGTGAATGATGTCTCGatcagcatatatttgaaaatgagtGCGCTTTGAGGTGGGTcacccacctctgattagagggcgttaacattctatttttatttttattttttttaatttcattactAGTTGCATGGTTCaaggctgatttaaaacagtagatgacGTGTTGGGCCATTTTCAACCCGTGAAATGTTGATttttatgaatttggtaagaaatgtgaATATTAACTccagcattgatgtgtttcatcgCCGTACggtcatatcattcagtttacagctcaaaaaacacgtTTTTAGTACCTCTTTAATTTAGGGAGTGAAAATTAAATCCAGGATGaagtgagcaaaaaaaaaaggtgaaagaaagaaaggaaaaaagagaAAGCAGGTGTTGAATACAAAGGACATTTCTGGCACAAATCTAGAAAATAAAGACTATCACTTCAATGTAGTCTAGTCTCGGTCTTCATTTTTGAAGTAGCTcaaaaatcttcttttttttttaagagttctTTTAGTTGTTTGACAGCCGGGTTGTTATGACATGGACTTCTTGTTTTACTTGTATTTTTACAACCTTTCCACCAAATGGACTCGTATGTATTCGAAAACGGTTTTGATTTGTTCCGACCTGTGACTTGACTTGGATTGGTTTATCTCACGTCATCAGGACTCGGCTGCGTGACTAGGACCTTTATGACATACAACTTGAGAACCGAGAAAGGATGTCCCAATCTCATCCCTTATATCTGCCGGacactttttatttatttctgttaaCTAgcagcaccaaaaaaaaaaagacgcttTTGGTCGGTCTGGTCGGCTGCGGCTCATAATATGAGGCTATCAAAAACATGCTTACAGTAGTTTGAACTTTCAGCCCTCTGTGTTGGGAGCACTCAGAGCCTCTCAGTGCCGATGGGGGAAAAGCAACAGCGCATCCTTTCGCCCTTTctcttaagagagagagacattcctGATGGGCTCTCCTTTGGCtacattttgggtttttttggttcCTGCAGTCTGTCAGAGGAATCCTTGTGATCCCCATGTGGTGGGCATCTTCTCCCTAGGCCATCAGTATTACTGTGCCATTGCCCTGTCTTTTCAGAAATACTAAAACCACCAGCTGCTTTATACCTACTGCCAAAGAATTGTGCAACAAGTGTCCTGCATATTAGCCAAATACTTCCTTTGTTTCTCAAAGACTAAAGGCTAtaataacctgtgtgtgtgttcatgtaatTCTATCTGAGGACCAATTTTCACTTTTACTtgtcaaagtgaggacattttagcCAGCCCCCCCTACTTTAAgtatctattttagggttaggactaggtttagggttacggttaggattTGGTTAAGGTCAGGCATGTAGTGATGATGGTTAAGACCAGGGAATTAATGTAGATAgcagtacaagtgtgtgtgtggttcactTATTGGACAACGATATAACAAAAAGTGTTATAGCGACAGAGTTCTGTGTCCAGGAACTTAACCTAGAAAGAGAATTATTCTTGGTGTAGTAAAAATAGGATCAATCCTTATAGAACAAGTTACATAGATGCACTTCCATATCAAATTCAAGACCAATATTAATGAATCAATATTTTTTTactataatgatgatgattatcttCATCGACAATGTAAATGTTCTGTCGTTTTAAGATTTAATTTGGTGCTGTAACCCTGCTCCGCTTATTTGTTTCTTGCAGCCAGAGTATAAGATAGCTGACCCCATCTGTACCTTCCTCTTTTCCGTATTTGTACTGGGCACCACATTCACCATCATGAGAGACATAGTCATTGTCCTGATGGAAGGTAAAGCAAGTATCTCCTTTCCCacactttctaaaacaatgtcccTCTACTAAATTTAGTTTTGGTAAAACCCATCTGCATGATATTGCACTTTTAGAGTTTGAAAACACTGTGCATACATGCTGGGAGGTAACTTAGAATGTGGTGTGATGATGAAAAGGTGCATGCAGATTTGTTGCAACTGACATTTTTTTAGAAGTATAGTCATAACCATTTGGCAAATATTAGCCTTCCCCTTGGTGTTTACTATCCAGCATCATGGCATTTACACccatgtgttctctctctctttctctgtgcttCTGCATGTCTCTCTTTGACTTCCATAACCAGCCACTCGGtcactttctttctgtttctctcttggCCAGGTACTCCTGCAGGAGTGAAGTACAGTGAGGTGAGGGCACGTCTGCTAGCGGTGAAGGGGGTGACAGCGGTCCACAACCTTCACATTTGGGCTCTCACCATGAATCAGGCTGTGCTGTCTGTACACGTGGCCATAGGTGAGAAGGAAATGGCCTCTGCAAAAGAGGCCTGGATACAAATGAACAAAAAGACTTCAAAATGCATCTGGGTTTCTTTTGGATAGTGAAACATAATTTTCACCAATTCAAATTGTGGCTTGCTGTCCATACATTTAACCATAGGTGTGGTCACAATGGTCACAAAACAttcacaaaaaagaaaataaatattaTATGATGGTTTAACATCTTTTTTTAATGTAATTTGTGATCATGGGTCAACTGTCTTGTTTGAattgggtcttgttcacgagtgagggtaggatggagcgggagattgacaggcggattggtgcagcatcagcagtaatgcggacattgtacctgaccatgtggtgaagaaggagctgagttggaaggcaaagctctcaatttaccggtcAATCTTCATTACAACTCTCACTTATGgtaatgagctttgggtagtgaccaaaaggatgagatcgcggatacaagcggctgaaattagtttcctccatagggtgtctgggctcagccttagagatagggtgaggcgcttggacatccggagggagctcggagtagagccgctgaagCTTCGTATCGAAAGGAACCAACTGAGGTGGtttaggcatctgattaggatgcttcctgggtgccttcctgtggaggttttctgggcatgtccaactgggacgagactccggggtagacccagaacttgctggagggacactacatgtctaatctggcctgggaacgccttgggattccccaggaggagctagagggtgttgctagggagagggacatctggagtgccctacttagcttgctgccaccccgatctgaccccagagaagcgtctgatgatgagatgaagatgagatgagatgggtctCAATTGTCAGTACTCACACATGAAATTAATAGCAGTATAAAGTTTGGACTTGCAAGTTAATATATTCATAAGATATGATTCTTTGTTCTACATCCAAACTTGCAGTGGTTTTTGCACAATAAAATACACATACACCAAGCTGGAGGACATTGGGAGATCTTAAAACAGTCTTTTTGTTCAAATGAGGTAATTTAAGCCCAGATTAATAGCTCACTGTTACTTAAATTTCAAAACTATTTTGCAGTTTGGCATGAGATTTACTTTTTTGAATACTAACAAAATGTCCTACTGTGTATGTGAGGGCTTGGGAAATATTTGAGGCGCTAAACAACTCAGCCTTGTATCTCTCAAACTCACTCTTATCATCTGATTTCTTCATCTCTCCAGTTATAAACTCTTCATACTTAAAGATGCTTTTTTTAACTATTTGCAAAGCGTTATTTATTTGTTACAAATACAAAATATAATGAATTATACGAGACGTACTGTAACGGGACAGACAGACGGCAAAGAGAGGCATTGAAAACAAACCAAATACTCAGTGTCTTCTCCAAGCTGTTCTTTGCATGTGTGTAGACCTTATTTGTATGTGCATCTTGGTGCAtatgtaacccagccactgaggatgcacaagccagtgcactcttagtgcactactactactagtagtagtatgtTGGTGCATATGTATGCAGATGCACATTGTGCCattcctgttgttgttgttttagctGCATTTTTACATAAAACATGTAGGTTGCCCATCATGCATTGCTGTTAGTCATGTCCTTTGCCTCTCTGTCCCCTAACAGACGAGTCGGTGGATGCCCAGACAGTCCTCAGAGAGATGACGCAAACCTGTTTCTCCTCATACAACTTCCACTCAGTTACCATTCAGATGGAGAAACAGGCAGACCTGAAGCCTGGGTGTGTTCTGTGTGAGGACCCCAAGATGTAGACGCCGCCCTGTGCTCTTTCTTTCAATCTATGTCCCTCCAAATAAGGCCCTAtatgaccccctccccccaatgtgGTGATCACTGCACCCACACAACTGTGCCTCATGGCCTCTGTGCCGACATTCCCAAAGAACTGATTCAAAAAGATGAGGATGTCCTGCCTCAATGAAAGGCAAAGACAGCTCAAGGTTGTTATTCCTTCTTATTTGAAAGAGATTTTAAAGAGAGAGGTTAATGCAGGATCCTCTTCTCTTGGAACAGACTACAGAGAAAGTGCTTACACTCTCctcagtttctttcttttttttaataaagatttTTACACATCTAACACTTGGCATCCCTTTGTCAGCTGAATTAACTTGGCTTTTTAAAGTTTAGTTTGAAGTGGATATGACCAGGGACTCCATGAAGCAAACCAACTTCTCTGAATCTGTACACACTACTCGCTTAAGTGCTCTGAATAATAGCTTATTTATGGCTTTATTTATTAGCCAAAACATTGTAACCGTTTTGTTTCTTTACCGTTATTCATAGAGCATTTTGTCTGGTGCTGAATATCCCATCCCACCAAGTGTACATACAAAGAAGCACATCTCATTACATGGAGTCTGATACCAGCTCCTTTA
It includes:
- the slc30a8 gene encoding proton-coupled zinc antiporter SLC30A8, which codes for MFGKKDPERVHLVTETGNMYTITMGSSPDREALRIDSSGDVKHCHDNSHAQEDREREKKVARKRLYVVSVICLIFMVGEILGGYFAGSLAVMTDAAHLLVDLTSFIISLCSLWLSSRPATHKLSYGWHRAEILGALLSVFTIWLVTGVLVYLAVERIISDDYTIEGTVMLITSSCAVLANIIMAFTLHQSGHGHSHGGLGSHGHSHNHKEGQGNPPTPDLTHSNGDYDDVDVEQKGTAHGRVNQANASVRAAFVHVVGDLLQSVSVLVSAIIIFFKPEYKIADPICTFLFSVFVLGTTFTIMRDIVIVLMEGTPAGVKYSEVRARLLAVKGVTAVHNLHIWALTMNQAVLSVHVAIDESVDAQTVLREMTQTCFSSYNFHSVTIQMEKQADLKPGCVLCEDPKM